One Deltaproteobacteria bacterium DNA window includes the following coding sequences:
- a CDS encoding (Fe-S)-binding protein, producing the protein MRVGLFVPCYVDQLAPRVAEATVAVLERVGCEVAYDPDQTCCGQPFLNLGLAPEAARLARAHLERFAAYDTIVCPSASCVATLRRHYAGIGVGLDPAGRRVCERTFELGEFLVGERGVVDVGARFPHRVALLASCHGLRELGLGRPSERVGEGARPEGTTEVGSTERLLRAVAGLELVLPARDECCGFGGVFAVEAPELSERIGRARLADLAATGAGWIVGTDTSCLLHLDGIRRATPGARGPGTIHLAEVLAAT; encoded by the coding sequence ATGCGCGTCGGCCTCTTCGTGCCCTGCTACGTGGACCAGCTCGCGCCGCGGGTGGCGGAGGCCACCGTCGCGGTCCTCGAGCGGGTCGGCTGCGAGGTCGCCTACGACCCCGACCAGACCTGCTGCGGCCAGCCCTTCCTGAACCTGGGCCTCGCGCCCGAGGCCGCGCGCCTGGCCCGCGCCCACCTCGAGCGCTTCGCGGCCTACGACACGATCGTGTGTCCATCGGCGAGCTGTGTCGCCACCCTGCGGCGCCACTACGCCGGGATCGGGGTCGGCCTCGACCCGGCCGGGCGGCGCGTCTGCGAGCGCACCTTCGAGCTCGGCGAGTTCCTGGTCGGCGAGCGCGGCGTGGTCGACGTCGGGGCGCGCTTCCCGCACCGGGTGGCGCTGCTCGCGAGCTGCCACGGGCTGCGCGAGCTCGGGCTCGGCCGGCCGAGCGAGAGGGTGGGGGAGGGAGCCCGGCCGGAGGGCACGACGGAGGTGGGATCCACCGAGCGGCTGCTGCGTGCCGTCGCCGGCCTCGAGCTCGTGCTACCGGCGCGCGACGAGTGCTGCGGCTTCGGCGGCGTCTTCGCGGTCGAGGCGCCCGAGCTCTCGGAGCGGATCGGCCGCGCCCGGCTCGCCGACCTCGCCGCCACCGGCGCCGGGTGGATCGTCGGGACCGATACGAGCTGTCTCCTGCACCTCGACGGGATCCGGCGCGCGACCCCAGGCGCGCGGGGGCCGGGGACGATCCACCTGGCGGAGGTGCTTGCGGCGACCTGA